GAACACCGCGCGATCCTCGGCGCCCTGCGCGACCGGGACGCGGAGGCGGCCCGCTCCTGGGCGACCGTGCACATCGCGAGCGTGGAGCAGTGGCTGCGCTCGACTCTGTGAGGGATCCCGGCAGGATCCCGACGACATCCCCACCGGCTACGGGCTACGGGCTACCGGCTACCGGCTACCGGCAGCGCGGACGACCGCGGGGTGTCCGGAGGCACTGAACGGGGCAGTGATCCGGGCACTCCCCCATGCGAGGGGGCTGCGGACGCCCTGTGCACAAGCCGTAAGGTTGGGGCGTACGTGAGGGTACGTCGGAAGGAGGCGCTGAGTGATCGAGCTCGACGGGATTCCCGAGCTGGTCGACCCGGTCATGGTGGCCGCGTTCGAGGGCTGGAACGACGCCGGCGACGCCGCCTCCACCGCGGTCGCGCATCTGGACAGCGAGTGGAAGGGCGAGGTGTTCGCGGCGCTCGACGCCGAGGACTACTACGACTTCCAGGTCAACCGGCCCACGGTGTGGCTGGACGGCGGTGTACGCAAGATCACGTGGCCGACGACAAGGTTGTCAGTGGTCCGGGTAGGCGGTGACAAACCACGGGACCTGGTGCTGGTGCGGGGCATCGAACCGTCGATGCGCTGGCGCTCCTTCTGCAACGAGCTGCTGGGCTTCGCACATGAGCTGGGCGTGGAGCTGGTGGTCATCCTGGGAGCACTGCTGGGTGACACCCCGCACACGCGTCCGGTACCGGTCAGCGGAGTCACCTCCGATCCGGACCTGGCCCGCACGATGGACCTGGAGGAGACGAAGTACGAGGGCCCCACGGGCATCGTCGGCATCCTCCAGGAGGCGTGCACGCACGCGGGCGTACCGGCGGTGTCGCTGTGGGCGGCCGTGCCGCACTACGTGTCGCAGCCGCCGAACCCGAAGGCGACGCTGGCCCTCCTGAACCGCCTGGAGGACCTCATCGACCTGCGGATCCCGCTGGGCGAGCTGCCGGAGGACGCGCGCGCCTGGCAGGTGGGCGTGGACCAGCTGGCCGCGGAGGACAGCGAGGTCGCCGAGTACGTGCAGACGCTGGAGGAGGCCCGGGACACCGCCGAGCTGCCGGAGGCGTCGGGTGAGGCGATCGCCCGCGAGTTCGAGCGCTATCTGCGCCGACGGGACGGGAGCGGGCCGGCGGCGCCGGGCAGCCATGCCACCGAGAGCGGTGACCCGGCCGGCTACCTCCGTGACGGGCCGGGCGGCCGGGCCAGGCCGGTGAGGCCACAGCGGCCGGAGCCGACCGAGGGTCCCGCCGACGGCACCGCGAGCGGCGGCGACAGCGGTACCGGCAGCGGCAGCGGCAGCGATGACGTCGGCGGTTCCGCCGGGGAGGCGTCGGGCGGCGCGGACGCCAAGAAGCCGCCGGGATCTGCCGAGCCACCGGAGTCCTCGGAGGACTGACCAGACGAAAGGGCGGCGCGCCACGGGCGCGCCGCCCTTTCGCATGTCAGGCGTCGTGTGCCGGGTGTGACGCGTCACCCCTGACGTGCCGCCGCCGGTCGCGGGACTCGCGCGGCAGCGGGGGCCGTCGGCCCGCGATCCGAAGTACGGGGACGAGGACGGGGACGGGGACGGGGACGGATACGGGCATGGCCATGGGCATGGGCATGGGCATGGGCATCCGGATGGGCGGTCAATCGACGCTGGCGCCCCATCACATGACATCCGTCTCCACAGCATTTGGCCGGATTGTGGCGTGACATCGGTTTCCGGACGAATTGCACACGGTACCCAATTCAAATTGTTTCCAAACTCAGTTGGCGAACTCGGGGGTGGACGAGTCGGCCCGGGAGGAGCAGGGTGTGTGCCCGGAGGACACAACCGGAAGAAACAGCGCCGAAACAGTTCGCCCACGAACGACTGGCCGAACAGCGGGACGAACGCCAACTGCCAAGCGAAACCGACAACTTGAGCACCTGCACGGACCGAAGGGAGCGGCACGCGATGACCGACCAGGTACAGCCGGAGCAGGGACCGGGAGCGTCCGGACCGGGACCCGACGGAGCGGGATTCAACTACCGGGGAGCCGAGCAGGAGCTGATCGTCGTCGCTCGACCCGAGCCCCAGCTGCGCGCCGGGGCGCAGGGGGTCCGTTCGGCGGCCGGCGCCGACGTGTCGGCACTCACCATGTTCCTCAGCGACGAACAGCTCGCCCTGGAGCCGCTGTTCGGCAGCGAGGAACGGCTCCGGTCGGCGGCCCAGCCGGCGGCCGTCGGCGCCGAGGGGCCGCCCGACCTCGGCCTGTTCTACCGGGTGAGGGGCGGCGAGGACCGGGCCCAGGAACTGCGCTCACGGATCGCCGCACTGCCGGAGATCGCCACGGCGTACGTGAAACCGGCCGCCGTACCGGCCTCGGTGGGGTCCGTCGGCCAGAGCGCCGACGAGACCAGGCGGCACAAGGAGGGCGCACCCGTCACCCCCGACTTCACCAGTCGGCAGGGCTATCTGCGGCCCGCGCCCGAGGGTGTGGACGCGTACTGGGCGTGGCAGCGGCCCGGCGGCTCCGGCCAGGGCGTCACCGTGATCGACGTGGAGGGTGCCTGGCAGCTGGGCCACGAGGATCTCGCGGCCAAGCTGGCCGGCGTTGTCATAGGCACCCCGATCCAGGACCTGGCCTGGCGCAACCACGGCACCGCCGTGATCGGCGTCATCGGCGGCGACCGCAACGAGTACGGGATCACCGGGATCGCGCCGGACAGCGTGACCGCGGCCGCGTCCTTCCACGGCATCGGCACGGCGGCGGCGATCCACGCGGCGGCCGACCGGCTCGGCGCCGGCGACATCATCCTGGTCGAACTGCACCGCCCGGGGCCGCGGTTCGACTACCAGCAGCGCGACGACCAGCGCGGTTACACCCCCATCGAGTGGTGGCCCGACGACTTCACGGCCATCCGGTACGCGACCGCCCGGGGCATCATCGTGGTGGAGGCCGCGGGCAACGGCGGCGAGTCGCTGGACGACGCCGTGTACGAACGCCGCCCCGACGAATTCCCCGAGTGGTGGCGCAACCCCTTCAACCCCTCCCACCAGTCCTCCGGCGCGATCCTGGTCGGCGCGGGCGCCCCGCCGCCCGGCACCCACGGCCGCGACCACGGCCCGGACCGCTCGCGGCTGGCGTTCTCCAACTACGGGGCACGGGTGGACGCGCAGGGCTGGGGCCGCGAGGTCACGACGACCGGCGGCTCCTGGGACCGGCCCGGCGATCTGCAGGGCGGCGCCGAGGAGATCGCCTGGTTCACTGACACCTTCTCCGGGACGTCCTCCGCCTCCCCGGTGGTGGTCGGCGCCCTGGCCGCGCTGCAGGGCATGCTCCGGGCGGCCGGCCAGGAGTCGATGACCCCGGAGAAGGCACGCAAGGTGCTGCGGGCCACCGGTTCCCCGCAGCAGGACGCGCCGAGCCGGCCCGCGTCGCAGCGGATCGGCAGCCGGCCGGACATCAAGGCGGCGGTGGCCCATCTGCTGCCGGGGGCGGTCGGTTCGGGCCAGGCCGAACGGTACTGGGACGAACTGGTGCCCTATCCGCGTGAACTCCCGCCCAGGCTCCGGCTCTACGTGGCCGGCGGCTGGCGGAGCCTGCACAACCCGTCGCCCGAGATCCGCCAGTCGGTGCAGGCCGCCTTCGCGAGCGGCCGGCCAGACGTACGGGTCTGGTTCTCGGACGACGAGATCGTCGGCCTGGTCGTCACGGGCTGACGGGCCATCACCCGTCAACCCACGATCAATGCCCAATCAACGCCCAACCACCACTCAGTCAACACTCAGTCAACGCCCAACCATCACCCAACCATTGAGGGAAGGTGGCACCCGCATGAGCACCACCCCGCAGATGAGCCAGCAGGGTCAGCAGGGCCAACAGGGCCAGCAGGGCTACGGCCAGCAGGGGTTCGGCCAGCAGGGCCCGAGCACGGCACCCCCGCAGCAGGGTCAGCAGCAGGGCTACGGCCAGCAGCAGCCGTTCGGGCAGCAGGGCATGTCCCAGCAGGGCATGGGCCAGCAGGTTCCCCAGCATCTGCAGCAGCAGCTCCAGCAGCTCGGCCAGCAGCAGCCGTTCCAGCAACTGCTCCAGCAACTCGGTGGACAGCAGCAGCAACAGCAGGGCCAGCCACTGGTCATGCGCAGTGCCGTCGAGGCCGCCGCGCTGACGAGCGGTACCGCCGAGCACTTCTGGGACGTCGTCACCCCGCTGCCGGGCCAGCCGTCGATCCTCTACCTGTACATCAACCAGGGATGGCGTCCGCTGGTCAACCCGAACCAGGTGACGCACGACGAGGTCCAGGAGGCCTTCGCGTTCGGCCAGCAGGTCATCGGGATCTACGACTCCTCGACGAACACCATCCAGGCCGTGATCGTGAACAAGTAGCGGCCTGACGAACGGACCACCGCACGCGTGACGCGCGGTGGAGCGCACAGAGGGCGCCGGACGGGCGACGACCCGTTCGGCGCCCGGCGCTGTCCCCGCGCCCCCTCTTCAGGGGCTGCGCCCGCTCTTCGGTGGCTTCTAGAGAGCCACGCCCATCAGCGCGTCCACGGCACGGGAGACGACGCCGGGGGCGCCCTCGTCCGTACCGCCCCGCTCCTCCTGGAGCGCGGCCCAGCGGTCGACGGCCAGGAGTGCGGACGGCGCGTCCAGGTCGTCGGCGAGGGCCGCACGGATCTCGTCGACGAGCGCCTCGGCCGACGGGCCGTCGGGCCGCGACACGGCGGCCCGCCAGCGCTCCAGGCGCGCGACGGCGTCCCGCAGCACCTGGTCGGTCCACTCCCAGTCGGCCCGGTAGTGGTGCGAGAGCAGTGCGAGCCGGATGGCCGCCGGGTCGACGCCGTCGCGGCGGAGCGCCGACACGAAGACGAGGTTGCCCCGGGACTTGGACATCTTGTGGCCGTCGAGCCCGACCATGCCGGCGTGCACGTACGCCTTGGCCATGGGGAACTCGCCGGTCAGCGCCTGTGCGTGGGAGGCGCCCATCTCGTGGTGCGGGAAGGCGAGGTCCGAGCCGCCGCCCTGGACGTCGAAGCCCATCCCCAGGTGGTCGAGCGCGATCGCGACGCACTCGATGTGCCAGCCGGGCCGTCCCCGGCCGAGCGAGGCGCCGTCCCAGCTGGGCTCGCCCTCGCGGGCCGCCATCCACAGCATCGGGTCGAGCGGGTTCTTCTTTCCCGGACGGTCCGGGTCGCCGCCGCGCTCGGCGGACAGCAGCCGCATGGCCGCCGCGTCGAGGTTGGCCACCCCCCCGAAGTGCGGATCGGCCTCCACGGAGAAGTAGACGTCCCCGTCGAGTTCGTACGCGGCACCGGAGTCCCGCAGCCGTTCGACCAGCGGGACGATCCCGGGTATGGCCTCGACGGCGCCGATGTAGTGCCTCGGGGGCAGCATCCGCAGGGCGGTCATGTCCTCACGGAAGAGGGTGGTCTCCTGCTCGGCGAGGGAGACCCAGTCGACGTTGTCCCGCGCGGCGCGCTCCAGCAGCGGGTCGTCGACGTCCGTCACGTTCTGGACGTAGTGAACCTGCCGCTTGGTGTCGAGCCACACGCGCTGTACGAGGTCGAACGCGTTGTAGGTCGCCGCGTGACCGATGTGGGTCGCGTCGTACGGAGTGATGCCGCAGACGTAGATACGGGCGACGGGACCGGGGTCGAGGGTCACAGGACCACCGGTCGCGGTGTCGTGGATCGTGAGGTCGCGGCCCTTGCCGGGCAGGGCGGGGACCTCGGAAGCGGGCCAGGCATGCATACCCTGAGCCTAACCGGACGGATGTTCCGTATACGAACCGGACCAGGGCAGATGGCCGGACAGGCGTTCTTGCGCGTGGCCCCGGAGTGTGCGTCCGGGCTATACGGGTGGCCACGGGATCGCGGGCCACTCCCCCGAGGGCTCCGGGTGCCGTCCGGAAGCGAGCAGATCGGCCACACGGGCACGTGTGGCGTCCAGTTCCACCTCGGTGATCAGTTCCCCCAGCCGTACGCCCAGCGGCCCTCCCAGGGCCTCCCTGAGCCGTTCCAGGGCCCCGACCGCCTCCGGGGTGAGCTTCTCCCCGGCCCAGCCCCACAGCAGCGTGCGCAGTTTGTTCTCGGCGTTGAAGGTGACGCCGTGATCGATTCCGTACAGCCGCCCGCCGGAGGTGGGCAGCAGGTGGCCACCCTTGCGGTCGGCGTTGTTGATCACCGCGTCGAGGACGGCGAGCCGGCGCAGCCGTTCGTCGTCGGCGTGCACGAGCAGTGCGGTGCGCCCCTCGCCGACCTCGGCGAGGCCGATGGCCTTCCAGCCATCGCCGGGCTCCTCGGCGTCGACGAGCGCGAGCAGTCCGGCGCCCCCGTCGATGGCGCCGTCGCCGCCTTCGCCGCCGTCGTCCCCGTCGCCGCGGCCCTCTTCACGGCCGCGGGCCGGTTCCTCGGCGGGCGGCTCGATCCACAGCTGGCACATGCCCCGGCCGTACGGTCCTTCGCGCAGCACGGTGGGCGGGACGAGGCCCCAGCCGGTGGCCTCGGACACCTCGTAGGCCGCGACCTCCCGCTGGGCGAGGGTGCCGTCGGGGAAGTCCCACAGCGGACGCTCACCGGCGACCGGCTTGTAGACGCAGGAGGCCTCGCGTCCCTCGTACGACACGTCGCACAGCAGTACCGCGTTCGAGGCCTCCCGGATGCGGCCGCGGACGGTCAGCTCGCCCTCCGTGAGCAGCTCGG
This sequence is a window from Streptomyces ortus. Protein-coding genes within it:
- a CDS encoding SCO1664 family protein; the encoded protein is MSAPERIPPRGVTTAELLTEGELTVRGRIREASNAVLLCDVSYEGREASCVYKPVAGERPLWDFPDGTLAQREVAAYEVSEATGWGLVPPTVLREGPYGRGMCQLWIEPPAEEPARGREEGRGDGDDGGEGGDGAIDGGAGLLALVDAEEPGDGWKAIGLAEVGEGRTALLVHADDERLRRLAVLDAVINNADRKGGHLLPTSGGRLYGIDHGVTFNAENKLRTLLWGWAGEKLTPEAVGALERLREALGGPLGVRLGELITEVELDATRARVADLLASGRHPEPSGEWPAIPWPPV
- a CDS encoding S8 family peptidase — its product is MTDQVQPEQGPGASGPGPDGAGFNYRGAEQELIVVARPEPQLRAGAQGVRSAAGADVSALTMFLSDEQLALEPLFGSEERLRSAAQPAAVGAEGPPDLGLFYRVRGGEDRAQELRSRIAALPEIATAYVKPAAVPASVGSVGQSADETRRHKEGAPVTPDFTSRQGYLRPAPEGVDAYWAWQRPGGSGQGVTVIDVEGAWQLGHEDLAAKLAGVVIGTPIQDLAWRNHGTAVIGVIGGDRNEYGITGIAPDSVTAAASFHGIGTAAAIHAAADRLGAGDIILVELHRPGPRFDYQQRDDQRGYTPIEWWPDDFTAIRYATARGIIVVEAAGNGGESLDDAVYERRPDEFPEWWRNPFNPSHQSSGAILVGAGAPPPGTHGRDHGPDRSRLAFSNYGARVDAQGWGREVTTTGGSWDRPGDLQGGAEEIAWFTDTFSGTSSASPVVVGALAALQGMLRAAGQESMTPEKARKVLRATGSPQQDAPSRPASQRIGSRPDIKAAVAHLLPGAVGSGQAERYWDELVPYPRELPPRLRLYVAGGWRSLHNPSPEIRQSVQAAFASGRPDVRVWFSDDEIVGLVVTG
- a CDS encoding PAC2 family protein — encoded protein: MIELDGIPELVDPVMVAAFEGWNDAGDAASTAVAHLDSEWKGEVFAALDAEDYYDFQVNRPTVWLDGGVRKITWPTTRLSVVRVGGDKPRDLVLVRGIEPSMRWRSFCNELLGFAHELGVELVVILGALLGDTPHTRPVPVSGVTSDPDLARTMDLEETKYEGPTGIVGILQEACTHAGVPAVSLWAAVPHYVSQPPNPKATLALLNRLEDLIDLRIPLGELPEDARAWQVGVDQLAAEDSEVAEYVQTLEEARDTAELPEASGEAIAREFERYLRRRDGSGPAAPGSHATESGDPAGYLRDGPGGRARPVRPQRPEPTEGPADGTASGGDSGTGSGSGSDDVGGSAGEASGGADAKKPPGSAEPPESSED
- the mshC gene encoding cysteine--1-D-myo-inosityl 2-amino-2-deoxy-alpha-D-glucopyranoside ligase; its protein translation is MHAWPASEVPALPGKGRDLTIHDTATGGPVTLDPGPVARIYVCGITPYDATHIGHAATYNAFDLVQRVWLDTKRQVHYVQNVTDVDDPLLERAARDNVDWVSLAEQETTLFREDMTALRMLPPRHYIGAVEAIPGIVPLVERLRDSGAAYELDGDVYFSVEADPHFGGVANLDAAAMRLLSAERGGDPDRPGKKNPLDPMLWMAAREGEPSWDGASLGRGRPGWHIECVAIALDHLGMGFDVQGGGSDLAFPHHEMGASHAQALTGEFPMAKAYVHAGMVGLDGHKMSKSRGNLVFVSALRRDGVDPAAIRLALLSHHYRADWEWTDQVLRDAVARLERWRAAVSRPDGPSAEALVDEIRAALADDLDAPSALLAVDRWAALQEERGGTDEGAPGVVSRAVDALMGVAL